Proteins from one Hydrogenivirga caldilitoris genomic window:
- the murI gene encoding glutamate racemase, with translation MKIGVFDSGVGGLTVLRAIRKRFSRVDIYYLGDTARVPYGTKSPETVIRYSLECAEFLSERSIDVLVVACNTASSYALDTLRATLSVPVIGVVEPGVTKALSCTRGIVGVIGTSATIKSNAYQSRLKAAGVEVYSKACPLFVPLVEEGLLEGEITQRVIEMYLKEFKDIGIDTLILGCTHYPLLKGAIQEFLGNVEVVDSSDAVAEELSCIVRDEGNAKTELFFTDMSQNLENLIEVILGNKLQPKILKEWAHRA, from the coding sequence TTGAAAATCGGTGTATTTGACTCAGGGGTCGGTGGTTTGACGGTTTTAAGAGCCATAAGAAAGAGGTTTTCCAGAGTTGATATCTACTACCTCGGAGACACAGCAAGAGTCCCTTACGGAACCAAGTCTCCTGAGACAGTAATCAGGTACAGCCTTGAGTGTGCAGAGTTCTTAAGTGAAAGGTCAATTGACGTACTCGTTGTTGCGTGTAACACTGCAAGCTCATACGCACTGGATACACTGAGGGCTACCCTTTCCGTCCCGGTAATAGGCGTGGTTGAGCCGGGTGTAACGAAAGCCTTATCCTGCACAAGAGGGATTGTAGGCGTTATAGGCACGAGCGCCACCATAAAGAGCAACGCCTATCAGAGCCGTTTAAAAGCTGCCGGCGTTGAGGTTTACTCAAAGGCGTGTCCCTTGTTCGTTCCCCTCGTGGAAGAGGGTCTCTTGGAAGGAGAGATAACCCAAAGGGTGATTGAGATGTACTTGAAGGAGTTTAAGGATATAGGCATAGATACCCTAATACTTGGGTGTACCCACTACCCACTGCTGAAGGGAGCTATACAAGAATTTTTGGGGAACGTTGAGGTTGTGGATTCTTCCGATGCCGTTGCAGAAGAACTCTCTTGCATAGTGAGAGATGAAGGAAACGCAAAAACTGAGCTGTTCTTTACAGATATGTCTCAAAACCTTGAGAACTTAATTGAGGTTATCCTGGGGAATAAATTACAGCCAAAGATACTCAAAGAGTGGGCGCACAGAGCTTAA
- a CDS encoding peptidyl-prolyl cis-trans isomerase has translation MFLFLLFFVYFSFAAESIVAKVNGKVITKEEFESVFQVYWKEMLHFSPKKPTPEDKRLFLFEYIKGLIIEDLAKSMGIEVSEEEAVRELKTFGRNPEPILVELARRELIVKALEERLAKNISVSDGEVEAYYLLNRREFYYPDQVKLLRVVADSREKANEVYKRLKRGGIPEEVEGVIVGREHWYSIQALPRRIRRGLYPYNIGSVSRPIELETGYLILKITDKRKAGVLPLSEVREQVRRKILRIKKQEVLEEWFREVLKSYRLELYLKNL, from the coding sequence ATGTTTCTCTTCCTGCTCTTTTTCGTGTACTTCTCCTTTGCCGCAGAAAGTATAGTTGCTAAGGTTAACGGGAAAGTGATAACCAAGGAAGAGTTTGAGAGTGTGTTCCAAGTGTACTGGAAGGAGATGTTGCATTTCTCCCCCAAGAAGCCTACTCCTGAGGATAAAAGGTTGTTCCTTTTTGAATATATAAAAGGACTTATCATTGAAGACCTCGCAAAGAGTATGGGAATAGAGGTAAGTGAGGAGGAGGCTGTGAGGGAGCTAAAAACCTTTGGTAGAAACCCTGAGCCTATACTTGTGGAACTTGCGAGGAGGGAGTTGATAGTTAAAGCTTTAGAGGAGCGGCTTGCAAAGAATATCTCAGTGAGCGATGGTGAGGTGGAGGCTTACTACCTCCTCAACAGGAGGGAGTTTTATTATCCAGACCAGGTTAAGCTGCTCAGGGTGGTCGCTGACTCCAGAGAAAAGGCTAACGAGGTGTACAAGCGTTTAAAGAGGGGAGGTATTCCGGAAGAGGTAGAAGGAGTTATAGTGGGAAGGGAACATTGGTACTCCATTCAGGCTCTGCCCAGGCGGATAAGAAGGGGACTGTATCCCTATAATATAGGGTCTGTATCAAGACCAATAGAACTTGAAACTGGCTATCTGATACTTAAGATTACAGATAAGAGAAAAGCTGGAGTTTTGCCCCTGTCAGAGGTTAGAGAGCAGGTCAGGCGTAAGATTTTGAGGATAAAGAAACAGGAGGTTTTAGAGGAATGGTTCAGAGAGGTACTAAAAAGTTACCGTTTGGAGTTATACCTGAAAAACTTGTAG
- a CDS encoding molybdenum cofactor biosynthesis protein MoaE, translating into MIPRVYIGYEWFGVESILAEYKVPPSCGASSIFIGIPRSAPEDGDVRELHYEAYPEMALKEMEKIRKETLEKFGVEEVFIHHKLGVVPVGEQSFLVVVFGGHRDETFKACRYAVDETKKRAPIWKKEIFSSGRGEWVLGA; encoded by the coding sequence ATGATACCCAGAGTTTACATAGGGTATGAGTGGTTTGGGGTTGAGAGCATACTTGCCGAATATAAGGTACCTCCTTCCTGCGGAGCATCTTCAATATTCATAGGTATACCGCGGAGCGCCCCTGAGGATGGGGATGTAAGGGAGCTGCATTACGAAGCCTACCCTGAGATGGCTCTTAAAGAGATGGAGAAGATAAGGAAAGAGACGTTGGAGAAGTTTGGTGTGGAGGAGGTTTTTATCCATCATAAGCTGGGTGTGGTACCCGTTGGAGAGCAATCCTTCCTGGTTGTGGTCTTTGGTGGTCACAGGGATGAAACCTTCAAAGCCTGCAGGTACGCTGTGGATGAAACAAAGAAAAGGGCTCCCATATGGAAGAAGGAGATTTTCTCCTCCGGAAGGGGAGAGTGGGTTTTGGGGGCTTAG
- a CDS encoding type II secretion system F family protein: protein MPRYKVKAYTEEGSLVEELIEASNFNDLMEKVRRRGLNFVNADEVIEAPAVKEEKKEKRKGFSLFGGVGDRDIALFCRQLGAMVSAGVGIIDALDIVAEQMPNKKLAQAVAEVAKEVSEGMSMSNSMSKRTNIFPELVVNLVAVGEETGELDKALLRASEYYEKLAMIKSKIKSASFYPVFVLVIATVIVTGILYFLVPTFAEIYASFGGSLPLPTQVLINLSNALRENILYIIGFIILFSIVFRFLYTRSYGFRKGVHKLILRLPKFGDLAVKSAMAKYGRTMATLFASGVSIERALEVAGNVTGNLVIQEAVERVKKDVTEGQNMWSSMEKTGQFPKLVVAMVKVGEETGRLDEMLDTIARFFEDEVDRTVEGLITLIEPMLIVVLGTIVGGILIALYMPIFKIGELVK, encoded by the coding sequence ATGCCAAGGTATAAGGTAAAGGCATACACAGAAGAGGGGAGCTTGGTAGAGGAGCTTATAGAAGCTTCCAACTTCAACGACCTCATGGAGAAGGTGCGAAGGAGGGGACTGAACTTCGTAAATGCCGATGAGGTGATTGAAGCCCCTGCAGTTAAAGAGGAAAAGAAGGAGAAAAGGAAGGGATTTTCACTTTTTGGTGGTGTTGGGGATAGGGATATAGCCCTCTTTTGCCGACAGCTGGGTGCAATGGTTAGTGCAGGAGTGGGAATAATAGATGCCCTTGACATAGTTGCAGAGCAGATGCCCAATAAAAAGCTTGCGCAGGCTGTAGCCGAGGTCGCAAAGGAAGTTAGCGAAGGTATGTCCATGTCAAACTCTATGTCAAAGCGGACCAACATATTCCCTGAGCTTGTCGTCAACCTGGTCGCTGTGGGTGAAGAGACGGGTGAGCTTGATAAAGCACTGCTGAGGGCGTCAGAGTACTATGAGAAACTCGCCATGATAAAGAGCAAGATAAAGAGTGCCTCCTTCTACCCTGTGTTTGTTCTCGTTATAGCAACGGTTATAGTTACTGGAATTCTTTATTTTCTGGTACCCACATTTGCTGAGATATACGCAAGCTTCGGCGGTTCTCTCCCGCTACCGACACAAGTTCTTATAAACTTATCCAACGCCTTGAGGGAAAACATCCTGTACATAATAGGCTTCATAATCTTGTTCTCCATAGTATTCAGATTTCTTTACACAAGGAGCTATGGTTTCAGGAAGGGTGTACATAAACTTATACTCAGGCTTCCAAAGTTCGGTGACCTTGCCGTCAAGAGTGCCATGGCAAAGTACGGAAGGACTATGGCCACTCTCTTTGCCAGCGGAGTTTCTATTGAAAGAGCCCTAGAGGTAGCAGGTAACGTAACGGGGAATCTTGTTATACAGGAAGCCGTGGAGAGAGTAAAGAAGGATGTTACAGAGGGGCAGAATATGTGGTCCTCCATGGAGAAAACGGGACAGTTCCCTAAGCTAGTGGTGGCTATGGTTAAGGTTGGTGAGGAAACGGGAAGACTTGACGAGATGCTGGACACAATAGCAAGGTTTTTTGAGGACGAGGTTGATAGAACTGTTGAGGGACTCATAACGCTTATAGAGCCTATGCTCATAGTCGTTCTCGGTACAATAGTCGGAGGCATACTTATAGCCCTCTATATGCCGATATTCAAGATAGGTGAGCTGGTCAAGTAA
- a CDS encoding polyprenyl synthetase family protein, which yields MDRLSLWKEKIEGRLRELFSPLATGELYDAMTYYVFQPGKRIRPLITVAVAHSLGGDENDAITAGCAIEIIHNYSLVHDDLPAMDNDAFRRGLPSCHVKFGEGIAILAGDALLTYAFEVLTREGAFKTLSPKDILNIVNIIAVKSGVSGMVGGQALDIGGEEDLEKVNIKKTAALFEACFMCGGIVSHREDRLPVLEEVGREFGLLFQLADDILDRDGFFLLLGEEEARRRAKTMYNSLLEKLREISLDGSEIESLVRLVYSRVT from the coding sequence ATGGACAGGCTTTCTCTCTGGAAGGAAAAGATAGAGGGGAGGTTAAGGGAACTGTTTTCCCCTTTGGCGACGGGTGAGCTTTACGACGCTATGACTTACTATGTCTTCCAGCCAGGTAAAAGGATAAGACCCCTTATAACTGTTGCTGTTGCTCACTCCCTTGGAGGTGATGAAAATGACGCTATAACAGCCGGCTGTGCTATAGAGATAATCCACAACTACTCCCTTGTACATGATGACCTCCCAGCTATGGATAACGACGCTTTCAGAAGAGGACTTCCCTCATGTCATGTGAAGTTTGGGGAAGGGATAGCCATACTGGCAGGTGATGCTCTACTCACCTACGCCTTTGAGGTTCTTACCAGAGAAGGGGCGTTTAAAACCCTCTCTCCTAAGGACATACTGAATATTGTGAATATCATAGCCGTTAAGTCTGGCGTATCTGGTATGGTTGGCGGGCAAGCTCTTGACATAGGCGGTGAGGAAGACCTTGAGAAGGTGAATATAAAGAAAACTGCAGCTCTCTTTGAGGCTTGTTTTATGTGCGGAGGCATAGTCTCCCATAGGGAGGACCGTCTTCCTGTCCTTGAAGAGGTTGGTAGAGAGTTTGGACTGCTCTTTCAACTTGCTGACGATATACTTGACAGGGATGGTTTTTTCCTTTTGCTTGGAGAGGAGGAAGCCAGAAGAAGGGCAAAAACCATGTATAACTCACTACTGGAAAAACTCAGAGAGATTTCTTTAGATGGCTCTGAGATAGAGTCATTGGTAAGGTTGGTTTATAGCCGCGTTACTTGA
- the moaA gene encoding GTP 3',8-cyclase MoaA: protein MVEDRLGRVLKDVRISVTDRCNFRCFFCMPSDKKIEFLNRGELLTYEEITRIVRLLVSLGVKKARITGGEPLVRAHIENLIEELSGIEGLKDIALTTNGYFLDQKAEKLKNAGLGRITVSLISLNREKFASMVGREVDLGRVIEGIRIAKEVGLEPVKVNMVVVRGVNDDEILDMAEFCRKNDLILRFIEFMDVGTLNSWSMSRVVPAEEILALLNERYGIEAQETGDLSETSMKFKYRDTGQEFGIIASVTKPFCRGCTRLRLSAEGKLFTCLFSGRGYDLKALIRSGASDTELVEYIRSVWSDREDRYSELRSLEGARGAKKVEMFRVGG from the coding sequence ATGGTTGAGGATAGGCTTGGAAGGGTTCTGAAGGACGTAAGGATATCTGTAACAGACCGATGTAACTTCAGGTGTTTCTTCTGTATGCCTTCGGATAAGAAGATAGAGTTCCTGAATAGAGGGGAACTCCTTACCTATGAAGAGATAACCAGAATCGTTAGACTGCTTGTTTCCCTCGGAGTGAAAAAGGCGAGGATTACGGGCGGTGAACCCCTTGTTAGAGCCCACATAGAAAACCTTATAGAGGAGCTCTCCGGTATAGAGGGACTTAAGGATATAGCCCTTACTACGAATGGGTACTTTCTTGACCAGAAAGCTGAAAAGTTAAAGAACGCTGGTCTGGGGAGAATAACTGTGAGTCTGATAAGTCTCAACAGGGAAAAGTTTGCTTCTATGGTTGGTAGGGAGGTTGACCTTGGACGGGTGATAGAAGGTATAAGGATAGCTAAGGAGGTGGGACTTGAGCCTGTAAAGGTGAACATGGTTGTTGTGAGAGGTGTTAACGATGATGAGATATTGGATATGGCTGAGTTCTGTCGTAAGAATGACCTGATTTTAAGGTTTATAGAGTTCATGGATGTTGGGACCCTGAACAGCTGGAGTATGAGCAGGGTTGTCCCTGCAGAGGAGATACTCGCCCTTTTGAATGAAAGATACGGCATTGAAGCCCAGGAGACCGGAGACCTTAGTGAGACCTCCATGAAGTTTAAGTACAGAGACACTGGACAAGAATTTGGCATTATAGCTTCCGTTACCAAACCCTTCTGCAGGGGTTGTACCAGGCTTAGACTTTCGGCAGAGGGAAAGCTCTTCACCTGCCTGTTTTCTGGAAGGGGCTATGACCTGAAAGCACTTATCCGTTCAGGAGCCAGCGATACTGAGTTGGTTGAGTATATTAGGAGTGTATGGTCTGACAGGGAGGATAGGTACTCAGAGTTAAGAAGTTTAGAGGGTGCCAGAGGGGCTAAAAAGGTTGAGATGTTCAGGGTTGGCGGGTAA
- a CDS encoding TetR/AcrR family transcriptional regulator, translating into MVSTRERIIKAGAQIIAHEGLRMFTAKRIGEKLGISDAAIFKHFPTMDSIAEEIISRYTTECLRRTDEAIRNGKNAVERLELILEGHIDYLEETRGISPVLCFEFSRSNRRKLKKLIFDFLNSYADKVGWVIQEGIKEGTIRRDIDIEEVSFSFIGLMQAKVFQWFIRGRKGRIVKDRESLKKMILNGLVTRQP; encoded by the coding sequence ATGGTGAGCACTAGAGAGAGGATCATCAAGGCGGGGGCTCAGATAATAGCTCACGAAGGGCTCAGAATGTTTACAGCCAAAAGGATAGGGGAGAAATTGGGTATCTCAGACGCCGCCATATTCAAACATTTTCCCACTATGGACAGTATAGCGGAGGAGATAATCTCAAGGTACACGACCGAGTGCTTAAGGAGAACAGATGAGGCTATCAGGAACGGGAAAAATGCTGTAGAAAGGCTTGAGCTGATACTGGAGGGACACATTGATTACCTGGAGGAGACGCGGGGCATAAGCCCCGTCCTCTGCTTTGAATTCTCCCGAAGCAACAGGAGAAAGTTAAAGAAACTGATCTTTGACTTCCTGAACAGCTATGCAGATAAGGTCGGTTGGGTGATACAGGAAGGCATTAAGGAGGGAACTATAAGGAGAGATATTGATATAGAGGAGGTGAGCTTTTCCTTTATAGGTCTCATGCAGGCAAAGGTCTTCCAATGGTTCATAAGGGGAAGAAAAGGGAGGATAGTCAAAGATAGAGAATCTCTAAAGAAGATGATTCTTAACGGTCTCGTTACCCGCCAACCCTGA
- a CDS encoding cytochrome c oxidase subunit 3: protein MAQGAVHHPHHETSVWPFPIGIGTLLLPIAFTLFFHYGMQMPGLVLGGVGLVLILVGAAGWASEHFQVEKDMGYGWLGILTFILSEIVIFGTLFAFFWTARTAHADKWHEWVPEGISLGMAGFLTLILWASSFTIFKAELALEEEGDNGKALTWTFLTFLLGGLFVVLHMREWMHLWHEGFTLSANAYGTGFYALTGLHTSHVLVGLISQIYVMWLLVTGKMNKDKPTMMAAVSAYWHFVDVMWMLVAGTAYLVGSTAI from the coding sequence ATGGCACAGGGAGCTGTTCATCATCCGCACCATGAAACCAGTGTCTGGCCCTTCCCTATAGGGATAGGGACACTTCTGTTACCCATAGCCTTTACCCTTTTCTTCCACTACGGCATGCAGATGCCAGGGCTTGTCCTCGGGGGTGTCGGACTTGTGCTCATACTTGTGGGTGCTGCAGGCTGGGCAAGCGAGCACTTCCAGGTTGAGAAGGATATGGGATACGGGTGGCTTGGTATCTTAACTTTCATTCTCTCCGAGATAGTGATATTCGGAACCCTCTTTGCCTTTTTCTGGACAGCAAGGACCGCCCACGCTGACAAATGGCATGAGTGGGTTCCCGAGGGGATAAGCCTCGGTATGGCAGGATTCCTTACCTTGATACTCTGGGCTTCAAGCTTCACCATATTCAAGGCTGAGCTTGCCCTTGAGGAAGAGGGAGATAACGGTAAAGCTCTAACCTGGACATTCCTAACCTTTTTACTCGGCGGGCTCTTCGTAGTTCTTCACATGAGGGAGTGGATGCACCTCTGGCACGAGGGCTTTACTCTAAGTGCCAACGCTTACGGAACAGGCTTTTATGCTCTTACAGGACTTCACACCTCCCACGTGTTGGTGGGCTTGATATCCCAGATATACGTAATGTGGCTGCTTGTTACCGGAAAGATGAACAAGGATAAGCCGACAATGATGGCAGCGGTGTCTGCATACTGGCACTTCGTTGATGTCATGTGGATGCTCGTTGCAGGAACCGCATACCTCGTGGGGTCTACGGCGATATGA
- a CDS encoding NAD(P)/FAD-dependent oxidoreductase: MEKHVVIIGGGIGGIATAYNLRKLDKNLKVTIVSNKPYFGFTPAFPHLALGWRRFEDITIPLAPLLPRFNIGFINEAAESIDPKSNKVKLRSGKEIEYDYLVIATGPKLVFGAEGQEENSSSVCTAEHAMETNRKLQEFYQNPGPVVIGAIPGVSCFGPAYEFAFMLNHELVKRNIRHKVPITYVTSEPYIGHLGLGGVGPSRRMMEDLFAEKDIKYITNVKVTKIEKDRVVYEDLDGNSQELEAKFTMFMPRFQGPEVVASAGDEVANPMNKMVIVNRCFQNPTYRNIYGVGVVTAIPPVEKTPIPTGAPKTGQMIEGMAMAVALNIINDIHNSPDRYAPTLAAICIADMGKEAAGFIANPVIPPRAWVKTKKAKWVHYLKTAFEKYFLWKVRRGDIAPWFEEKALELFLHLKPAEPCKDCEGAPGSRC, from the coding sequence ATGGAAAAGCACGTTGTAATCATAGGAGGCGGAATAGGAGGTATAGCAACCGCGTACAACCTCAGAAAACTTGACAAAAACCTCAAGGTCACGATAGTCTCCAACAAACCTTACTTCGGTTTTACCCCTGCTTTCCCCCACTTGGCTTTAGGTTGGAGAAGGTTTGAAGACATAACTATACCCCTTGCCCCCCTTCTTCCTAGGTTCAACATAGGATTTATAAACGAAGCCGCAGAGTCTATAGACCCAAAAAGTAATAAGGTAAAGCTCAGGTCTGGCAAAGAGATTGAGTACGATTACCTCGTCATAGCGACAGGTCCGAAGTTGGTGTTCGGTGCCGAAGGGCAAGAGGAGAACTCCTCCTCTGTCTGTACTGCCGAGCATGCCATGGAAACCAACAGAAAACTGCAGGAGTTTTACCAGAACCCTGGACCAGTTGTCATTGGAGCCATACCAGGTGTCAGCTGTTTTGGACCAGCGTATGAGTTTGCTTTTATGCTCAACCATGAGCTGGTAAAGAGAAACATAAGGCACAAGGTTCCCATAACTTACGTTACCTCCGAACCTTATATTGGTCATCTCGGTCTGGGTGGTGTTGGTCCCTCAAGGAGGATGATGGAAGACCTCTTTGCTGAAAAGGACATAAAGTATATAACCAATGTAAAGGTTACAAAGATTGAAAAGGATAGGGTGGTTTACGAGGACCTTGACGGTAACTCCCAGGAACTTGAGGCGAAATTTACGATGTTTATGCCGAGGTTCCAGGGTCCCGAGGTTGTTGCTTCTGCTGGAGATGAAGTTGCAAATCCAATGAATAAGATGGTCATAGTTAACAGGTGCTTCCAGAACCCTACTTACAGAAACATATACGGTGTGGGAGTTGTAACAGCTATACCACCGGTTGAGAAAACCCCCATACCCACAGGAGCACCTAAAACGGGTCAGATGATAGAGGGAATGGCAATGGCTGTTGCTTTGAACATAATAAACGACATTCACAACTCACCCGACAGGTACGCACCAACACTCGCAGCGATATGTATAGCGGATATGGGTAAGGAGGCAGCAGGCTTTATCGCAAATCCCGTGATACCTCCAAGGGCATGGGTAAAGACAAAGAAAGCCAAGTGGGTCCACTACCTTAAGACCGCCTTTGAGAAGTACTTCCTGTGGAAGGTAAGAAGAGGAGATATAGCTCCATGGTTTGAAGAAAAGGCTCTTGAGCTATTTTTACACCTTAAACCTGCAGAACCCTGTAAAGATTGTGAGGGTGCTCCAGGCTCAAGATGTTAA
- a CDS encoding peptidylprolyl isomerase, whose amino-acid sequence MVQRGTKKLPFGVIPEKLVVFLFFVTWTAFGQLLDRVVANVNGEPILESEIKVAQVFYGIKDRKQLIQLLVQKHLVAQFLHEKGLNIPESYIESVIQDIAKSNGKTIDALYRELYENGLSPSDLKALIRVELASTLGLKEYLMSKVNVTDLEIELERLKRGDIEYLKEIELLVIGKDNKEKLLSLMEKYGTDMDKLANELGEKVEKLKVKKGELVAALDNELWKTKVGDIAVAEDQEHIYLARVVREVKLISGRSEEDIKEELTTKKLKEKEDELIKELRRKSLVEIYG is encoded by the coding sequence ATGGTTCAGAGAGGTACTAAAAAGTTACCGTTTGGAGTTATACCTGAAAAACTTGTAGTTTTCCTGTTTTTTGTGACTTGGACAGCATTTGGTCAGCTACTTGACAGGGTTGTGGCCAATGTGAACGGAGAGCCTATCCTTGAGAGCGAGATCAAGGTGGCTCAAGTCTTTTACGGCATAAAGGACAGAAAGCAGCTTATACAGCTTCTTGTGCAGAAGCATCTTGTAGCTCAGTTCTTGCATGAGAAAGGGTTAAACATACCAGAAAGCTACATAGAGAGTGTAATTCAGGATATAGCCAAATCCAACGGGAAAACAATAGACGCCCTTTACAGGGAGCTTTATGAGAATGGGCTTTCCCCTTCAGATTTGAAGGCTTTGATCAGAGTTGAACTCGCTTCAACCCTGGGATTGAAGGAATATCTTATGAGCAAAGTCAACGTTACTGACCTTGAGATAGAGCTTGAAAGGCTGAAGAGAGGAGATATAGAGTACTTAAAGGAGATTGAACTACTCGTTATAGGTAAGGATAACAAGGAGAAGCTTCTTTCCCTGATGGAAAAGTACGGTACGGATATGGACAAACTTGCAAACGAGCTGGGTGAGAAGGTGGAAAAGTTAAAGGTCAAAAAAGGCGAGCTTGTGGCTGCCCTTGACAACGAGCTTTGGAAAACAAAAGTAGGAGACATAGCTGTAGCGGAAGACCAGGAGCACATATATCTCGCCAGGGTGGTTAGGGAGGTAAAGCTGATATCCGGAAGAAGTGAGGAGGATATTAAAGAGGAACTGACTACCAAGAAGCTAAAGGAGAAAGAAGATGAGCTTATAAAAGAGCTTAGAAGGAAAAGTCTCGTTGAAATATACGGTTAA
- a CDS encoding type IV pilus twitching motility protein PilT: protein MEVETRTREIRLIDVIQRAVQQDASDIHITSGARPAIRVDGKITFLNEFPVMTPEVTQKLAYSVMSERHRKTLEERGQVDFSFGVKDLGRFRANVFYQRSSVAAVFRRLPYKIRTVNELGLSEKVLELCHRKMGLVLVTGPTGSGKSTTLAAMINYINENFPHHIITIEDPVEYIFHHKQSIVNQRELDQDVYSFADALRAALREDPDVILVGEMRDKETIEIALRAAETGHLVFGTLHTNTAISTITRVVDVFPAEQQEQIRVQLSLTLQGVISQRLLPRVGGGRVLAYELLIPNAGIRNLIRENKLQQIYSLMQSGQIESGMQTMNQSLYRLHKSGYISLDEALRASPDIKELERMLGITGKRV, encoded by the coding sequence ATGGAGGTAGAAACAAGGACTAGAGAGATACGCCTCATAGACGTTATACAGAGGGCTGTCCAGCAGGACGCCAGCGACATACACATAACCTCAGGAGCCCGTCCTGCCATAAGAGTTGACGGTAAGATCACCTTCCTGAATGAGTTTCCTGTCATGACCCCTGAGGTTACCCAAAAGTTAGCCTACTCCGTTATGTCCGAAAGACACAGGAAGACCCTAGAAGAGAGAGGACAGGTTGACTTCTCCTTCGGGGTGAAGGACCTGGGAAGGTTCAGAGCCAACGTATTTTACCAGAGAAGTTCCGTTGCGGCTGTTTTCAGAAGACTGCCTTACAAGATAAGAACGGTTAACGAGCTGGGTTTGAGTGAGAAAGTTTTAGAGCTCTGTCACAGAAAGATGGGTCTTGTGCTCGTAACAGGACCGACAGGTTCTGGTAAGTCCACCACCCTTGCAGCGATGATAAATTACATAAACGAAAATTTTCCTCACCACATAATAACCATTGAAGACCCGGTTGAGTATATATTCCATCACAAGCAGAGTATAGTCAACCAGAGGGAACTTGACCAGGATGTTTACTCTTTCGCTGATGCACTCAGAGCAGCTCTGAGGGAAGACCCGGATGTCATACTTGTGGGTGAAATGAGGGATAAGGAAACCATTGAGATAGCTCTCAGGGCAGCGGAAACAGGTCACCTTGTATTTGGAACTCTACACACAAACACTGCCATATCAACCATAACCAGGGTGGTAGACGTATTCCCGGCAGAGCAACAGGAGCAGATAAGGGTCCAACTGTCCCTAACCCTTCAGGGTGTTATCTCCCAGAGGCTGCTTCCGAGAGTGGGCGGGGGAAGGGTTCTCGCCTATGAGTTACTCATACCAAACGCAGGTATAAGAAACCTGATAAGGGAAAACAAGCTTCAGCAGATATACTCCTTGATGCAAAGCGGACAGATTGAAAGTGGTATGCAGACTATGAACCAGAGTCTATACAGGTTGCACAAATCTGGATACATATCCTTAGATGAAGCGCTGAGAGCTTCGCCCGATATAAAAGAACTGGAGAGGATGCTGGGGATAACAGGTAAGAGGGTCTGA